In Myxococcus virescens, a single genomic region encodes these proteins:
- the uvrA gene encoding excinuclease ABC subunit UvrA, which yields MSEPDVISLRGAKEHNLKNVSLDIPKKKLVVFTGVSGSGKSSLAFDTLYAEGQRRYVESLSAYARQFLGQMEKPKYDTIRGLSPTISIEQKAASNNPRSTVGTVTEVHDYLRVLYASIGVQHCPNCGVKVGKQSAQQIVDEILKAPAGTKLQVLAPLVTNRKGEHKDLLAEAQKRGFSRARIDGALKSLEERIELDKKSKHDIALVIDRVVLKPDVKTRLTDSVETALREGKGTLIITDEKGTLASDRVMSELNACAKCGLSFGDLTPASFSFNNPLGMCTDCNGLGTKPEMDPDLIVPDTSRSIRDGAIEPWAGSMNRGEGWTADFVESLSKAFKIDLDVPYAKLSKREKDTLMYGASGKSFTVSWGEGGKYKMEWEGLVERMMRNFKTTTSEARRTELQKYFSDKPCPSCKGERLKPESRAVKVHGRSIVELSRLTISDSLGFLGDMALSAHERKIATELLKEIRSRLSFLVDVGLGYLMLDRTASTLSGGESQRIRLASQMGSELTGVIYILDEPSIGLHQRDNGKLLLTLKRLRDLGNSVIVVEHDEETMEEADWLVDFGPGAGELGGQVVAQGTPEQVMANEASSTGAYLSGRQEIEIPQERRKPDPKRKLVIQGAQENNLKNVDAEIPLGVFSAITGVSGAGKSTLINEILFPALARHLYESRESPGKHKAVLGMEHLDKVIDIDQRPIGRTPRSNPATYTKLFDNIREVFAMTPEARAFGYGPGRFSFNIKGGRCEACEGDGVKLVEMHFLADVYVPCEVCAGKRFNEATLRVRYKGKNIAEVLDMSVREAMEHFGAHRDIMRVLQTLHDVGLGYIRLGQPSPTLSGGEAQRIKLARELARVATGRTLYILDEPTTGLHFEDIRKLLSVLNRLVEAGNSVLVIEHNLDVIKSADWIIDLGPEGGAGGGRILAAGTPEQVAEVEGSHTGRYLGHVLTKARRARVGVRVDDPVPVKKGARG from the coding sequence ATGTCCGAGCCCGACGTCATTTCCCTCAGAGGCGCCAAGGAGCACAACCTCAAGAACGTCTCCTTGGACATTCCCAAGAAAAAGCTCGTCGTCTTCACGGGCGTGTCGGGTTCGGGCAAGAGCTCGCTCGCCTTCGACACCCTCTACGCGGAAGGCCAGCGCCGCTACGTGGAGAGCCTCTCCGCCTATGCCCGGCAGTTCCTGGGGCAGATGGAGAAGCCGAAGTACGACACCATTCGCGGCCTGTCGCCCACCATCTCCATCGAGCAGAAGGCGGCCAGCAACAACCCCCGCTCCACGGTGGGCACCGTCACGGAAGTGCACGACTACCTGCGGGTGCTTTATGCCTCCATCGGGGTGCAGCATTGCCCCAACTGTGGCGTGAAGGTGGGCAAGCAGAGCGCGCAGCAGATTGTCGATGAAATCCTCAAGGCCCCCGCGGGCACCAAGCTCCAGGTGCTGGCGCCGCTGGTGACGAACCGCAAGGGCGAGCACAAGGACCTGCTCGCCGAGGCCCAGAAGCGCGGCTTCTCCCGTGCCCGCATCGACGGCGCGCTCAAGAGCCTGGAGGAGCGCATCGAGCTGGACAAGAAGTCCAAGCACGACATCGCGCTCGTCATCGACCGCGTGGTGCTCAAGCCGGACGTGAAGACGCGCCTCACCGACTCCGTGGAGACGGCGCTGCGCGAGGGCAAGGGCACGCTCATCATCACCGACGAGAAGGGCACGCTCGCCTCCGACCGGGTGATGTCCGAGCTCAATGCCTGCGCCAAGTGCGGCCTGTCCTTCGGTGATTTGACGCCCGCGTCCTTCTCCTTCAACAACCCCCTGGGCATGTGCACGGACTGCAACGGCCTGGGCACCAAGCCGGAGATGGACCCGGACCTCATCGTCCCGGACACGTCACGCAGCATCCGCGATGGCGCCATCGAACCGTGGGCCGGCAGCATGAACCGCGGCGAGGGCTGGACGGCCGACTTCGTGGAGAGCCTGTCGAAGGCCTTCAAGATTGATCTGGACGTGCCCTACGCCAAGCTGTCCAAGCGCGAGAAGGACACGCTGATGTACGGCGCCAGTGGCAAGTCCTTCACCGTCTCGTGGGGCGAGGGCGGCAAGTACAAGATGGAATGGGAGGGGCTGGTCGAGCGCATGATGCGCAACTTCAAGACGACCACCTCCGAGGCGCGCCGCACCGAGCTCCAGAAGTACTTCAGCGACAAGCCCTGCCCGTCCTGCAAGGGCGAGCGCCTGAAGCCGGAGAGCCGCGCGGTGAAGGTGCACGGGCGCAGCATCGTCGAGCTGAGCCGGCTGACCATCTCCGACTCGCTGGGCTTCCTGGGCGACATGGCCCTGTCGGCGCACGAGCGGAAGATCGCCACCGAGCTGCTGAAGGAGATTCGCAGCCGCCTGTCCTTCCTGGTGGACGTGGGCCTGGGCTACCTGATGCTGGACCGGACCGCCTCCACGCTGTCGGGCGGTGAGAGCCAGCGCATCCGGCTGGCGTCCCAGATGGGCAGTGAGCTGACGGGCGTCATCTACATCCTGGATGAGCCCTCCATCGGCCTGCACCAGCGCGACAACGGCAAGCTGCTGCTGACGCTCAAGCGCCTGCGAGATTTGGGCAACTCCGTCATCGTCGTGGAGCACGACGAGGAGACGATGGAGGAGGCGGACTGGCTGGTGGACTTCGGTCCTGGCGCGGGCGAGCTGGGCGGCCAGGTGGTGGCCCAGGGCACGCCGGAGCAGGTCATGGCGAACGAGGCCAGCTCCACCGGTGCGTACCTCTCCGGGCGGCAGGAAATCGAGATTCCCCAGGAGCGCCGCAAGCCGGACCCGAAGCGCAAGCTGGTCATCCAGGGGGCGCAGGAGAACAACCTGAAGAACGTGGACGCGGAGATTCCGCTGGGCGTCTTCAGCGCGATCACCGGCGTGTCCGGCGCGGGCAAGTCCACGCTCATCAACGAGATTCTCTTCCCGGCCCTGGCGCGGCACCTCTACGAGAGCCGTGAATCCCCGGGCAAGCACAAGGCCGTGCTGGGCATGGAGCACCTGGACAAGGTCATCGACATCGACCAGCGCCCCATCGGCCGCACGCCGCGCAGCAACCCGGCCACGTACACCAAGCTCTTCGACAACATCCGCGAGGTGTTCGCGATGACGCCCGAGGCGCGCGCGTTCGGCTACGGGCCGGGCCGCTTCAGCTTCAACATCAAGGGCGGCCGCTGCGAGGCGTGCGAAGGCGACGGCGTGAAGCTGGTGGAGATGCACTTCCTGGCGGACGTCTACGTGCCCTGCGAGGTCTGCGCCGGCAAGCGCTTCAACGAGGCCACCCTGCGCGTGCGCTACAAGGGGAAGAACATCGCCGAGGTACTCGACATGAGCGTGCGCGAGGCGATGGAGCACTTCGGCGCGCACCGCGACATCATGCGGGTGCTGCAGACGCTCCATGACGTCGGCCTGGGCTACATCCGCCTGGGGCAGCCCTCCCCCACCCTGTCCGGCGGCGAGGCCCAGCGCATCAAGCTGGCCCGCGAGCTGGCGCGCGTGGCCACCGGCCGCACCCTCTACATCCTCGACGAGCCCACCACCGGCCTGCACTTCGAGGACATCCGCAAGCTGCTGTCCGTGCTCAACCGGCTGGTGGAGGCGGGCAACAGCGTGCTCGTCATCGAGCACAACCTGGACGTCATCAAGAGCGCGGATTGGATCATCGACCTGGGCCCCGAGGGCGGCGCGGGCGGCGGCAGGATTCTGGCCGCTGGCACGCCCGAGCAGGTCGCCGAGGTCGAAGGCAGCCACACCGGCCGCTACCTGGGCCACGTGCTGACCAAGGCCCGCAGGGCCCGCGTGGGCGTGCGTGTGGACGACCCAGTGCCCGTGAAGAAGGGCGCGCGGGGCTGA
- a CDS encoding POT family MFS transporter, with amino-acid sequence MAQAPAAQSNKFPPQIPFIIGNEACERFSFYGMRNILTVFLIDYLLRTQIPDNALREAEAKSLMHTFMAGVYFFPLIGGYLADRFFGKYRIILGLSLVYCLGHACLAIFEHNVTGFFTGLALIAIGSGGIKPCVAAMVGDQFNESNSHLVKKVFAIFYWTINFGSFFASLFIPLLLKHFGPSVAFGIPGVLMFIATFIFWAGRHKYVRVPATGANPHSFFKVVASALRNRGQGGGWLDGAKREHPEEAVDGVKAVFRVSALLLPFVPFFWMLFDQKASTWVVQARSMDPQVGPFTFQASQMQFINPLLVMILIPFLTAVVYPAFQRFGWELTPLRRMPLGLVVGALSFIIAGIFQVTMEGGTTLNIAWQILPYIVLTLGEILMSTTGLEFAYTQAPREMKGTIQSVWLVTNTLANAAVAITAKLNVFTGSGQFFFYAGFALVAAVGMALVARRYVVRDYYQTSAPIPTEERNAAGVTPGSAKSA; translated from the coding sequence ATGGCCCAGGCACCCGCCGCGCAGAGCAACAAGTTCCCGCCGCAAATCCCCTTCATCATCGGCAACGAGGCGTGTGAGCGCTTCAGCTTCTACGGGATGCGGAACATCCTCACGGTGTTCCTCATCGACTACCTGCTGCGCACGCAGATACCGGACAACGCGCTGCGGGAGGCTGAAGCGAAGAGCCTGATGCACACGTTCATGGCGGGCGTGTACTTCTTCCCGCTCATCGGCGGCTACCTAGCGGACCGGTTCTTCGGGAAGTACCGCATCATCCTGGGGCTGAGCCTGGTGTACTGCCTGGGCCACGCGTGCCTCGCCATCTTCGAGCACAACGTCACGGGGTTCTTCACGGGCCTGGCGCTCATCGCCATTGGCAGTGGCGGCATCAAGCCCTGCGTGGCGGCCATGGTGGGGGACCAGTTCAACGAGTCCAACAGCCACCTGGTGAAGAAGGTCTTCGCCATCTTCTACTGGACCATCAACTTCGGCTCGTTCTTCGCGTCGTTGTTCATCCCGCTGCTGCTCAAGCACTTCGGGCCGTCGGTGGCCTTCGGCATCCCCGGGGTGCTGATGTTCATCGCGACGTTCATCTTCTGGGCGGGCCGTCACAAGTACGTCCGGGTGCCGGCCACGGGCGCCAACCCGCACAGCTTCTTCAAGGTGGTGGCCAGCGCGCTGCGCAACCGCGGCCAGGGCGGCGGCTGGCTGGACGGCGCGAAGCGGGAGCACCCCGAGGAGGCCGTGGACGGCGTGAAGGCGGTGTTCCGGGTGAGCGCGCTGCTGCTCCCCTTCGTGCCCTTCTTCTGGATGCTCTTCGACCAGAAGGCGTCCACGTGGGTGGTGCAGGCCCGGTCCATGGACCCGCAGGTGGGGCCGTTCACCTTCCAGGCCAGCCAGATGCAGTTCATCAACCCGCTGCTGGTGATGATTCTCATCCCCTTCCTGACGGCCGTCGTCTACCCGGCCTTCCAGCGCTTCGGCTGGGAGCTGACGCCGCTGCGGCGCATGCCCCTGGGGCTGGTGGTGGGCGCGCTGTCGTTCATCATCGCCGGCATCTTCCAGGTCACCATGGAAGGCGGCACGACGCTGAACATCGCGTGGCAGATTCTGCCGTACATCGTGCTGACGCTGGGCGAAATCCTGATGTCCACCACGGGCCTGGAGTTCGCGTACACGCAGGCCCCGCGTGAAATGAAGGGCACCATCCAGAGCGTGTGGCTGGTGACGAACACGCTGGCCAACGCGGCGGTGGCCATCACCGCGAAGCTCAACGTCTTCACGGGCTCCGGGCAGTTCTTCTTCTACGCCGGCTTCGCCCTGGTGGCCGCAGTGGGAATGGCCCTGGTGGCCCGCCGCTACGTGGTGCGCGACTACTACCAGACGTCCGCGCCCATCCCCACCGAGGAGCGCAACGCCGCGGGGGTGACGCCCGGCTCGGCGAAGTCCGCGTAG
- a CDS encoding peptide MFS transporter, with protein sequence MQGTVAAGDARKGHPRGLYLLFFTEMWERMSYYGMRGLLVLFLTSKVNGGFGWSTADALSLYGTYTGLVYLTPIAGGFIADRYMGQRRAVVLGGVLMMIGHLILALPSVTMFYAGLGFLIIGNGFFKPNISTMVGGLYAPGDGRRDSAFTIFYMGINLGAVLGNFICGTLGERVGWHWGFGAAGVGMLLGLIAFVSMQNKLLGNVGLVPERMVAAAEAKPGTPEKSGFTRDEFDRILVIFIMAIFVVAFWTGFEQAGGLMNLYTNAKVDRGILGWEVPTTWFQNFNSIFIVTLAPIFAGLWSWLAARGKDPSIPVKMSLGLLFLSAGFLFMLGASSESASTGKAAAWWVVMAYLLHTMGELCLSPVGLSMVTKVAPARIVSAMMGVWFLANAAANKLAGVFGGYSEKLGEFSVFLYISVGTGIAGVLLLVVSPILKRMMHGTDEVRPSAPPSAQQGGSVAAA encoded by the coding sequence ATGCAAGGCACCGTAGCCGCGGGTGATGCCCGCAAGGGGCACCCGCGAGGGCTCTACCTCCTGTTCTTCACTGAGATGTGGGAGCGCATGTCGTATTACGGCATGCGTGGCCTGCTCGTGCTCTTCCTCACGAGCAAGGTCAACGGAGGCTTTGGCTGGTCCACCGCGGACGCACTCAGCCTCTACGGCACCTATACGGGCCTGGTGTACCTGACGCCCATCGCCGGCGGCTTCATCGCGGACCGCTACATGGGGCAGCGCCGGGCGGTGGTACTTGGTGGCGTGTTGATGATGATAGGCCACCTCATCCTGGCCTTGCCCAGCGTGACGATGTTCTACGCGGGCCTGGGCTTCCTCATCATCGGCAACGGCTTCTTCAAGCCGAACATCTCCACCATGGTGGGCGGGCTGTACGCGCCCGGTGACGGCCGCCGCGACAGCGCCTTCACCATCTTCTACATGGGCATCAACCTGGGCGCGGTGCTCGGCAACTTCATCTGCGGCACGCTGGGTGAGCGCGTGGGCTGGCACTGGGGCTTCGGCGCCGCCGGCGTGGGCATGCTCCTGGGCCTGATCGCCTTCGTGTCGATGCAGAATAAGCTGCTGGGGAATGTGGGCCTGGTGCCGGAGCGGATGGTGGCCGCCGCCGAGGCGAAGCCGGGCACCCCGGAGAAGTCGGGCTTCACCCGCGATGAGTTCGACCGCATCCTCGTCATCTTCATCATGGCGATTTTCGTCGTCGCCTTCTGGACGGGGTTCGAGCAGGCCGGCGGTTTGATGAACCTCTACACGAACGCGAAGGTGGACCGCGGCATCCTGGGTTGGGAAGTGCCGACGACCTGGTTCCAGAACTTCAACTCCATCTTCATCGTCACGTTGGCGCCGATTTTCGCCGGCCTGTGGAGCTGGCTGGCCGCGCGCGGCAAGGACCCGAGCATCCCGGTGAAGATGAGCCTGGGCCTGCTGTTCCTCTCCGCCGGCTTCCTCTTCATGCTGGGCGCCTCCAGCGAGAGCGCCTCGACGGGCAAGGCGGCGGCGTGGTGGGTGGTGATGGCCTACCTGCTGCACACCATGGGTGAGCTGTGCCTGTCGCCCGTGGGCCTGTCCATGGTGACCAAGGTGGCGCCGGCGCGCATCGTCTCCGCGATGATGGGCGTGTGGTTCCTCGCGAACGCGGCGGCCAACAAGCTGGCCGGTGTCTTCGGTGGCTACTCGGAGAAGCTGGGCGAGTTCAGCGTGTTCCTCTACATCTCCGTGGGAACGGGCATCGCCGGCGTGCTGCTGCTCGTCGTGTCGCCCATCCTCAAGCGGATGATGCACGGCACGGACGAGGTGAGGCCCTCCGCGCCCCCCTCCGCGCAGCAGGGCGGCTCGGTGGCGGCGGCCTGA
- the ogt gene encoding methylated-DNA--[protein]-cysteine S-methyltransferase, translating into MDRAPTPIGSMLVVCDEAGCLRALDWEEYEPRMLRLLRLHYGVNGYVLEPASDPFGRTTAMQTYLRGDVSVIDSLPVATAGTPFQREVWRALRDIPAGATTSYGQLAQRIGRPKAVRAVGMANGANPIGVVVPCHRVVGANASLTGYGGGLERKQWLLDHERRHASRGAPRPSTR; encoded by the coding sequence ATGGACCGCGCCCCCACACCCATCGGCTCGATGCTGGTCGTCTGTGACGAAGCGGGCTGCCTTCGCGCGCTCGACTGGGAGGAGTACGAGCCTCGGATGCTCCGGCTGCTGCGGCTCCACTACGGCGTGAACGGCTACGTGCTCGAGCCCGCGAGCGACCCCTTCGGCAGGACGACCGCGATGCAGACCTATCTGCGCGGAGACGTCAGCGTCATCGACTCGCTGCCCGTGGCCACCGCAGGGACGCCGTTCCAGCGAGAAGTCTGGCGCGCGCTGCGGGACATCCCCGCGGGCGCCACCACGAGCTATGGCCAACTGGCCCAGCGAATCGGCCGCCCCAAGGCCGTGCGCGCCGTGGGCATGGCCAACGGCGCCAATCCGATTGGCGTGGTGGTCCCCTGCCACCGGGTGGTGGGGGCCAACGCGTCGCTGACGGGCTACGGCGGGGGCCTGGAGCGCAAGCAATGGCTGCTCGACCACGAGCGCCGCCATGCATCGCGCGGGGCTCCGCGGCCATCAACGCGCTGA
- a CDS encoding choice-of-anchor D domain-containing protein: MRRAFGLVALVAVMVAGGACERPASQRAKSAFVVRPETVDFGPAALGHTKTFKLRIANAGRASYRVEGAVSSVPNVNIPPFEPFILSAGGEQDIEIHFLPQVEGEIQGVVEIITDAEVGGRVPVSGRGVKAFIEVPSEALDFGNVAMGLVEMREVTVRNPSDVDSPLTLSVQGADADQFTAGQGLPSSLAPGEALVVPVAYAPRRLGAAEAALHVVVCDGCAPAVVPLTGTGVASKLEVTPLRVDFGRVALGATAEQVITVRNQGTQPLSFSGSQLVDSSEGVFRIASEPVVANGQLAPGAAVELRVAFTPAAVGKVRDGRVEIGVREQGSSAPGPKVSLAGEGGGSCVTVLPRRLAFGTVAEGMTATRDVTVYNRCREDVSVTDLQLDTRQGGYFTLAQAPASVRVPAGQNARVSVTFRPKAGNTDASQGQLSVTVRDSGSAATEAVALEGRSRVFAPCQYVLPQHLDFGKVPVGAEVALGVTLRNSGTEACYLASMQLAQGSDGVFSASPVRNGVLEPGAKATLLVRFKPSEEGGFSGLAEAWVNSPTQGHPLVELRGEGVVGCFAVQPTTVDFGLTKLTCGPRTRELVAVNSCVGPIQVSQVAFDAGAGEFTVDGGGNAPWTLASQSTRPLTATYAPVDDGADTAALRFTLADGSVYTVGMVGQGVTKAEQTDRFFQESQAKVDVLFVVDNSGSMMEEQQSLGQNFAAFLSAADGAAVDYRIGVTTTGLDPSPGGWSECPGGSQGGDNGRLFPVDGSRPRIITPATPDAAGVFASNTRVGVCHWNEQGLEAAYRALADPLLYNEDDPRTAQPNDGNAGFLREDARLAIIFVSDEEDFSAQPVSFYETYLLALKGNDRSKLSVNAIVGPADLARCPTSSSSGSRYIQLAEATGGVVESICTPNWASSLEKLSDSTFGANRKFPLSETPEDPGSIVVDVDGVRVMSGWEYDARENAILFDRASAPEAGSLVEVTYPLGCG, from the coding sequence ATGCGCAGGGCGTTTGGGCTGGTGGCATTGGTGGCGGTGATGGTGGCGGGAGGGGCGTGTGAGCGGCCCGCCTCTCAGAGGGCAAAGAGCGCCTTCGTCGTCCGGCCTGAGACCGTGGACTTCGGTCCCGCGGCGCTGGGGCATACCAAGACGTTCAAGCTGCGAATCGCCAATGCGGGCCGGGCTTCCTATCGTGTGGAAGGCGCCGTCTCCAGCGTGCCCAACGTCAACATTCCTCCCTTCGAGCCCTTCATCCTGTCCGCCGGTGGCGAGCAGGACATCGAAATCCACTTCCTGCCGCAGGTAGAGGGCGAGATTCAAGGCGTGGTGGAAATCATCACCGACGCGGAGGTCGGTGGGCGCGTGCCGGTGTCCGGGCGCGGCGTGAAGGCTTTCATCGAGGTGCCCTCGGAGGCGCTCGATTTCGGCAACGTGGCCATGGGCCTGGTGGAGATGCGCGAGGTGACGGTGCGCAACCCATCGGACGTGGACAGTCCGCTGACGCTGTCGGTGCAGGGCGCGGACGCCGACCAGTTCACCGCCGGGCAGGGCCTGCCCTCCTCGCTGGCTCCGGGTGAGGCGTTGGTGGTGCCCGTGGCCTACGCTCCGCGCCGGTTGGGTGCGGCCGAGGCGGCGCTGCACGTGGTGGTGTGTGACGGGTGTGCGCCGGCGGTGGTACCGCTGACGGGCACGGGCGTGGCGTCCAAGCTGGAGGTGACGCCGCTGCGCGTGGACTTCGGGCGCGTGGCGCTGGGGGCCACGGCGGAGCAGGTCATCACCGTGCGAAACCAGGGCACGCAGCCGCTGAGCTTCTCGGGCTCGCAGTTGGTGGACAGCTCGGAGGGCGTCTTCCGCATCGCCAGTGAGCCGGTGGTGGCCAACGGGCAGTTGGCGCCGGGCGCGGCGGTGGAGCTGCGCGTGGCCTTCACGCCAGCGGCGGTGGGCAAGGTGCGTGACGGGCGGGTGGAGATTGGCGTGCGCGAGCAGGGCTCCAGCGCGCCGGGTCCCAAGGTGTCGCTGGCGGGTGAAGGTGGCGGCTCGTGCGTGACGGTGCTGCCCCGGCGGCTGGCTTTCGGCACGGTGGCGGAGGGCATGACGGCGACGCGCGACGTCACCGTCTACAACCGTTGCCGTGAGGACGTGAGCGTCACCGACCTCCAGCTCGACACGCGCCAGGGTGGCTACTTCACCCTGGCCCAGGCGCCCGCCAGCGTGAGGGTGCCCGCGGGGCAGAATGCCCGGGTGAGCGTCACCTTCCGGCCCAAGGCGGGGAACACGGACGCCAGCCAGGGACAGCTCTCCGTCACGGTGCGTGACAGCGGCTCCGCGGCCACGGAGGCGGTGGCGCTGGAGGGGCGCAGCCGGGTGTTCGCGCCGTGCCAGTACGTGCTGCCCCAGCACCTGGACTTCGGCAAGGTGCCGGTGGGCGCGGAGGTGGCGCTGGGGGTGACGCTGCGGAACTCGGGCACGGAGGCGTGCTACCTGGCGTCGATGCAGCTTGCCCAGGGGTCGGACGGGGTGTTCTCCGCGTCTCCCGTGCGCAACGGCGTGCTGGAGCCGGGCGCGAAGGCGACGCTGCTGGTCCGCTTCAAGCCGTCCGAGGAAGGAGGCTTCTCGGGGCTGGCCGAGGCCTGGGTGAACAGCCCCACGCAGGGACACCCGCTGGTGGAGCTGCGGGGCGAGGGCGTCGTGGGGTGCTTCGCGGTGCAGCCCACCACGGTGGACTTCGGCCTCACCAAGCTGACGTGCGGCCCGCGCACACGGGAGTTGGTGGCCGTGAACTCGTGCGTCGGGCCCATCCAGGTGAGCCAGGTGGCGTTCGACGCGGGCGCGGGAGAGTTCACCGTGGATGGTGGCGGCAACGCCCCGTGGACGTTGGCGAGCCAGAGCACGCGCCCGCTGACGGCGACGTATGCCCCGGTGGATGACGGCGCTGACACCGCGGCGTTGCGTTTCACCCTGGCGGATGGCTCCGTCTACACGGTGGGCATGGTGGGACAGGGCGTGACGAAGGCGGAGCAGACGGACCGCTTCTTCCAGGAGTCCCAGGCGAAGGTGGACGTGCTCTTCGTGGTCGACAACTCGGGGTCGATGATGGAGGAGCAGCAGAGCCTGGGGCAGAACTTCGCGGCCTTCCTGAGCGCGGCGGACGGCGCCGCGGTGGACTACCGCATCGGCGTCACCACCACGGGCCTGGACCCGTCGCCGGGCGGCTGGTCCGAGTGCCCGGGCGGCTCGCAGGGCGGAGACAATGGCCGCCTGTTCCCCGTGGACGGCTCCCGGCCGCGCATCATCACCCCGGCGACGCCGGATGCCGCGGGCGTCTTCGCCAGCAACACCCGTGTGGGTGTCTGTCATTGGAACGAGCAGGGACTGGAGGCCGCCTACCGCGCGTTGGCGGACCCGCTGCTCTACAACGAGGATGACCCGCGCACCGCGCAGCCCAACGACGGCAACGCAGGCTTCCTGCGCGAGGATGCCCGCCTGGCCATCATCTTCGTGTCGGACGAGGAGGACTTCAGCGCACAGCCGGTGTCCTTCTACGAGACGTACCTGCTGGCGCTGAAGGGCAATGACCGCTCGAAGCTGAGCGTCAATGCCATCGTCGGGCCCGCGGACCTGGCCAGGTGCCCCACGTCCAGCAGCTCGGGCAGCCGCTACATCCAACTGGCGGAGGCCACGGGCGGCGTGGTGGAAAGCATCTGCACGCCGAACTGGGCCAGCTCGTTGGAGAAGCTGTCCGACAGCACCTTTGGCGCGAACCGCAAGTTTCCCCTGTCCGAGACGCCGGAGGATCCGGGCAGCATCGTCGTCGATGTGGACGGCGTCCGCGTGATGTCCGGCTGGGAGTACGACGCCCGTGAGAATGCCATCCTCTTCGACCGTGCCTCGGCCCCCGAGGCGGGTTCGCTGGTAGAGGTGACGTACCCGCTGGGCTGCGGCTGA